The following are encoded together in the Streptomyces tsukubensis genome:
- a CDS encoding (2,3-dihydroxybenzoyl)adenylate synthase — protein MTTAQNAAVGPAADAPTWPEEFAERYRAAGYWRGETFGEMLRARADRHPDRIALVDPAPTRRTWTYRELDERADRLAAGFAARGVSAGDRVVVQLPNIGEFIEVVFALFRVGALPVYALPAHRDTEIGYFCSFAEAVAYVVPDRHAGFDHRALATEVKAATPTLRHVFVVGDPGEHTALSEVAGDPAATGPVEGPAAHEPAFLQLSGGTTGVPKLIPRTHDDYTYSLVGSNEICGVDADTRYLVALPAAHNFPMSSPGWLGVLHAGGRVVMCPRPDPETAFPLVQDEGVTMTGLVPPLALVWTEAGPKTRYDLSTLDVLLVGGAKYSEEAARRLEPALGCRLQQVFGMAEGLVNYTRLDDDHETVVTTQGLPISPDDEIRVVDDTDRDVPEGEFGHLLTRGPYTIRGYWRAPEHNARSFTEDGFYRTGDIVRRTPTGHLVVEGRAKDQINRGGEKVAPEEVENIVLAHPSVHDVSVVAAADPYLGERTLAYVILREGAGPLKPVEIKRFVRERGIAAYKVPDLVEFVDAFPRTGVGKVSKNGLRDAAAVEERQAAVADGQRPAAALDESRAAVRKRRPAAVADEPQAVAVEGRPAPVPEGRPAAVPDEPQAAPATPDEAQATPAATDEPHTAVPEAQH, from the coding sequence GTGACCACCGCGCAGAACGCGGCCGTCGGGCCCGCGGCCGACGCCCCCACCTGGCCGGAGGAGTTCGCGGAGCGCTACCGCGCGGCCGGTTACTGGCGGGGCGAGACGTTCGGGGAGATGCTGCGCGCCCGCGCCGACCGGCACCCGGACAGGATCGCCCTCGTCGACCCCGCCCCCACCCGCCGCACCTGGACCTACCGGGAACTGGACGAGCGCGCCGACCGGCTGGCAGCGGGCTTCGCCGCACGCGGTGTCTCCGCGGGTGACCGGGTCGTCGTACAGCTCCCGAACATCGGTGAGTTCATCGAGGTGGTCTTCGCCCTGTTCCGGGTGGGCGCCCTGCCCGTCTACGCGCTGCCCGCCCACAGGGACACCGAGATCGGCTACTTCTGCTCCTTCGCCGAAGCCGTCGCGTACGTCGTACCCGACCGGCACGCGGGCTTCGACCACCGCGCCCTCGCCACCGAGGTCAAGGCGGCGACGCCCACCCTCAGGCACGTCTTCGTCGTCGGTGACCCCGGCGAGCACACCGCGCTCTCCGAGGTGGCCGGCGACCCGGCCGCCACCGGTCCCGTCGAGGGGCCCGCCGCGCACGAGCCGGCCTTCCTCCAGCTCTCCGGCGGCACCACGGGCGTACCGAAACTCATCCCGCGCACCCACGACGACTACACGTACTCGCTGGTCGGCTCCAACGAGATCTGCGGCGTCGACGCCGACACCCGCTACCTGGTCGCGCTGCCCGCCGCGCACAACTTCCCCATGAGTTCGCCCGGTTGGCTCGGCGTGCTGCACGCGGGCGGCCGGGTCGTCATGTGCCCGCGCCCCGACCCCGAGACGGCCTTCCCGCTCGTCCAGGACGAGGGCGTCACCATGACGGGGCTCGTACCGCCCCTCGCCCTCGTATGGACGGAAGCGGGACCGAAGACGCGCTACGACCTGTCGACGCTGGACGTCCTCCTCGTCGGCGGCGCCAAGTACAGCGAGGAGGCGGCCCGCAGGCTGGAACCCGCGCTCGGCTGCCGGCTCCAGCAGGTCTTCGGCATGGCGGAGGGGCTCGTCAACTACACGAGGCTCGACGACGACCACGAGACCGTCGTCACCACCCAGGGCCTGCCGATCTCCCCCGACGACGAGATCCGCGTCGTGGACGACACCGACCGTGACGTCCCCGAGGGCGAGTTCGGCCACCTTCTGACCCGAGGCCCCTACACGATCCGCGGCTACTGGCGCGCCCCCGAGCACAACGCCAGGTCGTTCACCGAGGACGGCTTCTACCGTACGGGTGACATCGTCCGCCGCACCCCGACCGGGCACCTCGTCGTGGAGGGAAGGGCCAAGGACCAGATCAACCGGGGCGGTGAGAAGGTCGCCCCCGAGGAGGTCGAGAACATCGTCCTCGCCCACCCATCCGTGCACGACGTCTCCGTGGTCGCCGCCGCCGACCCCTACCTGGGGGAGCGCACCCTCGCCTACGTGATCCTGCGCGAAGGGGCGGGGCCGCTGAAGCCCGTGGAGATCAAACGCTTCGTCCGCGAGCGCGGGATCGCCGCCTACAAGGTCCCCGACCTGGTCGAGTTCGTCGACGCGTTCCCCCGGACGGGCGTCGGCAAGGTCAGCAAGAACGGGCTGCGGGACGCCGCGGCCGTCGAGGAACGGCAGGCCGCCGTCGCCGACGGGCAGCGGCCCGCAGCCGCCCTCGACGAGTCGCGGGCCGCCGTCAGGAAGAGGCGCCCCGCAGCCGTCGCCGACGAACCGCAGGCCGTCGCCGTCGAAGGGCGGCCCGCGCCCGTTCCCGAGGGGCGCCCAGCAGCCGTGCCCGACGAGCCGCAGGCCGCCCCCGCCACCCCCGACGAGGCGCAAGCCACCCCCGCCGCCACCGACGAGCCGCACACCGCGGTCCCCGAAGCGCAGCACTGA
- a CDS encoding isochorismatase family protein yields MALPTIAPYPLPAEDELPEGRVAWTVDPARAVLLVHDLQNHFLRPFPAGQEPVTGMLDNASRLIRAYRALGVPVVHSAQRGGQTPEERGLQLDFWGPGAPDDPRMLTAPEAVAPEPGDTVITKWKYSAFARTELESLIRDEGRDQLVIVGVYAHIGVLMSAADAWSRDIKAFVVADAVADFSREDHDMALRYAAGRCAVVTTTDALLKEV; encoded by the coding sequence ATGGCACTCCCCACCATCGCCCCCTATCCCCTCCCGGCCGAGGACGAACTGCCCGAGGGCCGCGTCGCGTGGACCGTCGACCCCGCCCGCGCGGTGCTGCTCGTCCACGACCTCCAGAACCACTTCCTGAGGCCCTTCCCGGCCGGTCAGGAGCCGGTGACCGGCATGCTGGACAACGCGTCCCGCCTCATACGGGCGTACCGCGCGCTCGGCGTACCCGTCGTCCACTCCGCCCAGCGCGGCGGCCAGACCCCCGAGGAACGCGGACTCCAGCTCGACTTCTGGGGTCCTGGCGCCCCCGACGACCCGCGGATGCTCACCGCCCCCGAGGCCGTCGCGCCCGAGCCGGGCGACACGGTCATCACCAAGTGGAAGTACAGCGCCTTCGCCCGCACCGAACTGGAGAGCCTCATCAGGGACGAGGGCCGCGACCAACTCGTCATCGTCGGCGTCTACGCCCACATCGGGGTGCTGATGAGCGCGGCGGACGCCTGGTCCAGGGACATCAAGGCGTTCGTCGTCGCCGACGCCGTCGCCGACTTCTCCCGCGAGGACCACGACATGGCCCTGCGCTACGCCGCCGGCCGCTGCGCCGTCGTCACCACCACCGACGCGCTCCTCAAGGAGGTCTGA
- a CDS encoding phosphopantetheine-binding protein — protein sequence MALTLEQIRADVADSLGEAPADIPVDENLLDYGLDSVRIMTLIEGWRTAHGVEAGFVDLAEQPSIEAWAPLLGVAP from the coding sequence ATGGCACTCACCCTGGAGCAGATCCGCGCGGACGTCGCCGACTCCCTCGGCGAGGCCCCCGCGGACATCCCCGTGGACGAGAACCTCCTGGACTACGGCCTCGACTCCGTACGGATCATGACGCTCATCGAAGGCTGGCGCACCGCCCACGGCGTAGAGGCGGGCTTCGTGGACCTCGCGGAGCAGCCCTCCATCGAAGCCTGGGCCCCGCTTCTGGGGGTGGCCCCGTGA